The DNA sequence TCCGTACCATACTTTTATCTTAACTATGTGTATCTTGTTTCagatattgaaaaaaaggagcCAAAATGATTCAGATAAAAAAGCGTTGGAATCAGGTCTAAAAATGCTAACTGACGAAGATCAAATGGGCGTAcggtttaaatttcaatcattttttccaGCAGTTCTCaaggattattttgaaaaaaatcctgtGTCTGGGTTTTTCAGCAATCAGTgatcaattttacatttttttttatttctacttgtctacaaaagtattttttaaatattgatgtTGCTTTAACACATCGACTACCCTGTCAGCTTGTAGAGTTACCAGTGAATTGTCTCATGGCCCCATAAGGCAACAGAAACGATATAAGGAAGTGGGACGGTGAAAATCATAGACGACATGTCTAGTTTGTGGTGTTCCAAAATCTCtgttcccattttattttttcaaaggagaactaatcaacatcattccttgaagtttccacaGAATTTACTTTCCACAgcacaaaaatcatggaagtttttaagaattgatgtAGAAcagttttccatctaaaaagtaaattatgacaggaagtctgcaacattgcaaactgTGATACATGGTTTCAGAACATCATTGTCTTATGGTAAGTTAACACCAGCAGAAAACTGGTAAGAAATGCAGAAAGTGTATTGAGACAATAGTGATACAGTTTTGGGACACCAAAGTAATAATCAGCAGGATGACAGATAGTGTCAGTGGAGTTCTAGAAGCTACCAAACTGTGGCTTAAAAGATGCTCATCCCAAAATGACAGTATTGGCCAAATGGCATCAGAGAACAAGAAAGTCTTGGCAGTTAATATGTTAACGTCCAAAGTCCCCATGACGGGATggtttgcttaaaattttctggtttCAGTCCCTGCTGCAAGGAAATTtgtcagaaatttttcattcctcagATTTTGGTAGCAATCTGCTTTGGACGAATAAAGGAGGCAAACCGTGCTTTTCAATGCATCGGGTCTCAGGAATAAGTTGAGAGATATAACCCAGATCTCTGAGGGTGTAATGATTCACAAACTTTTGCTATAGAGCCACTTAACTCTTTAGGGAGATTTAATTAAGAGCAATGGAGCATTCAATTAGGCACCCCACAGGGATAAATtcttttatttaaatgtatttccCATGACAACCATTCAGAATTACTCAATTCAATTTGAGAAATTCTGTGATGAGGACAGAGCCTTTGGATGAAAATTGATAACGGAAGATTTCAAGTGTGAGGCAGTCAAGTAATATTTGTATCAAGAATATACCTAGTTCTAAGTAAAACTTTCCTGCCTGAATTGTTTTATAAATTTCCTTGTTGAGTAGTTTTGTACTTTTTGTCAACCTGTGATCACAGAATAAATGTTCCTTGGGTTACCTACtttagtttgtttttttctctatgatgtatttttttagaataaaaatacCAACGGATATCCAGCCCAACCACAAACCTTGCTGAAGATGCCTACATAACTGTTTTTGTCAGCACAACAAGACATAATCAAAAGTAGATATATAAATATGACATGGTACAGATAGGACTATGTCTTGTTTGATCTTAACGAAAAAGCAAGAAATGTTATCCAAGATCAGTCCACTGCCTAGATAAATATGTTTGATGATGATTAAAGAGAATGCGAGGAGTAACTCAGTTAATTACTTTTAATCAGGTTTACCTCATTTAAAAAGTTGGAGGTTtggtcaaaaagaaaaaaagctctTGTAAGAGCTTCCATGAAAATGTTTAAGTAGTTTTTTCGGAGAGTAAAACAATACACTTTCAGTGTCAGTGCATTTGCTTATGGTTTCGTTTTTGTTGAATTTACACACAATGGCTGGAACCACCTCAGTTACGAGTCTTTTCTGATTGGGTTGAGCTAAGCAGAGCAGACTTGATccatttttttagagaaaatgaatttgaaagtCCTTTATAAGGTCATCTTTTTGGGCATTTCCTCCTGATAAAAATCATTGGTtgagataaaatatttaattgattGAAACAGGTGTCAACATTTATTTGATACACAACATCCAATAGGAGGATTAAAATATTAAGAGagtgagagaaaaataaaacaaaatcttGGAATTccgtggaaaaataaaatttaatacaaaagAATTAgatataaaaacaaaaaaataaaagtatctCAATGACCAATTGCTTCTGATCCATACAAAGAATGCTATCCTTGCTCTTTCATACATAAAAAAGTTGTAGGGCTGTTCTtctcaaattacgaacaaatagCCATCATGAGGTGAGGCTATAGCAGTGATATAAATTATAACAACATAGAGAATGTTTATATTTAAGTTCATagaggatcattttaaaattttcaagcctAAGGACCTAGGAAAACTTCACTTAGTTTGAAGGAAACAAGTCTGGAATTTGATCTGATAATGGAAACATAATATACATGAGACAAAAGCAGAGACGCCACACTCTGTGTATTAAGTACAGCAATTTTTTGCACCAGAATCATCTACTGTTAAAGGCAAAAACAATAGgccgaaaaaattgattaaaaatgaaTAGGCTGGAAACTACTGCGATTCctacgaaaataaaaatgtctcaTGAGTTTATATACTAAATGAAAATAGGAAAACTTCAGAGTGGATAATCTGAAATTAGTGCAAGAACTGTGAAATTTATGAGAATAGATTAACATTGACGACAGAGGAAAATCCAGCATCTCAAACATCGTCGTTTCCTGCATGAAAAAACATTTCTTGATTGAGCTGTTTTAGTATTCCTTACTTacattacaatttttctttaaaggagaACCATCACATGATTTTGTCtggaattttcagttatttttctttacatttgtGAGGAGAgacactaaaattttcaaaaaaattcctgcAATGGTTctcccatgaaaaaataaaataccggTAGAAATATGTTCTTTTCGGTGGGAGAGTACAGCACGTTCAACAATTTCAGATTTTGCTGTTTGTTATTGAAAATGTACTTAAGATTTTCCTTCCCTAATCAAATTGACTTTgcgtcaaaattaatttaatgagTCATATCTCCTCtgatttaaactaaaaaaatgcatttcaaaAGTTTGTTTTGAAGGTTCTTAacttaaagagagaaaatgtggaaattcaaGTGCTAAACTTCACCAGAATTTAAGAGATTTTAAACGCACTAGGTTgttcaagaaaaatgtaagacatACTGGAACAACATGTTTCTGCCTCAAGAGATAAAAAGTCAGAATGATTGAAGGcacataaaacataaaaatcttACTCAAAACTCTGTTTTTAATACTGAGAGTATTTTCATCAATGAGATCAACATATTTTACTTCATCATATTTTTGTAGCGTTGAGCCGAGGTTGCGAAATTGTTCTAGTTTCTTCTCTATGAAAACCAATTGTTCAACATTCTTTAAAATAATGGGTCTTAATTCATCATCAAATACCCTGTTACCTTTCTTATTACACTCCTTCTTTATGTATTTGGCAGACTGCGCAAGCACATACAAATGCCGCGTTATGTTTGCTAAAAAGAATGCAAATTCATCACTTTCTAGCTTTTGACCTCTCTTTACCCCTAAACAATTTTTCCACATCGATAAGTGAAATTTCTTTACAGAACTTAAAATCAACTGTCTATGACTAGATAGATACACACCATTTTCCTTTAGATCACCTTCATCCATTAACAATAACTTCCCCAAGCTCACTTTGTTATTATAAAAGGGTCGAGAGTAACGGGATAAACATAAATTATGCAAAAAACTGAGAGCATCAGCCATAAATTCATTATGCTCCGGAAGCTCACGAACCATGTCACTGTAACTTTGAACGGTGAGTTGGACCGGTTGCTCCCATTCctcctctatttttttctccccttcaGCCTCTAaaattaaatcagcaatatcctGCAAACCTTTGGTCTCTGCGATTTCCAAGACTTTTCTACCTCGTCtatcttccaattttacagacgCTCCACTTTCGATGAGCAATTTTACAATATCTGTATGTTTTTGGCTGACGGCAAAGAAAATTGCAGACCATCCCTCATGATCTATAGAATCAATTGAAGCACCCCGCATAAGTAATTCTTTCACAGCTTCAATGTGTCCACTTTTAGCTGCGTACATTAAAGGTGTAGTTCTGTCAGGATCCACCTCGTTAATCAGCAATCCTTGATTGATCAGCAAGCGAACACAACGGAGGACAAGCTCTTCGTCCGAACAAGAGGACGAACAGGTTGCCATAAGCGCGTTGAAAAAGTGATGATGATACATTGGGTCTGCTCCATGATTAAGGAAGTGCACCATTAAATCAAACTGACAATAAGAGCATGCTAGCAAGAAAGGAGTAAACGAGCCATCAATTTTGTCATTAATGTTGATCTGATGCTCTGCTAGAATCTGCGTTACTCTATCTAAACTACCAGTTTTGATTGCATCGGTCAGCATGAAGCTTGTGACACTATCCTCGAATCCTCCATTGTCCGCCATTTTCTTGCACCTGttgaaaaaacatattttttagaaaaccatattttcgaatttttgccACCAAGGCACACATTAGGGCCATAGACATGTTAAAACAACGTTATAGATTTTGATTTAGTTAGTTTCAAACAGTTCCAAACTTTTTCTTTGTTTGAAGTTCATGACAGTTTCTGCTCCCCCTTGATATAGTCCAAAGGGAGCAAGAACAAGACAATTTCactgcttgaaattttcgcagaatattcttcaaacagagagaaaaattcacagaaatttacaaaaatattacatcgatttgttgaataactgaaaaatCAGGTGTGGCAGCAAGTTTGCAACATTGTAAACtgaggcatagagaaaaaaaaggaggtgtttgcatttcgggcatcttggagtattttgatgacttaatgacgtaggtgggtacagctgggtacagggacgtccccttcacactgtacccacctacgtcatcaagtcatcaaaaaattccaagatgcccgaaatgcaaacacctccttttttttctctatgaaactGAGGTCCACCGTTTCTGAGTTTAATCACTGACATTTATAATACGCACGGTAAGTAGCTTTTACTGTTGTGAATTCTGATTTTGATTATGCTGGAATTCGTATTTACTGTGATAATGCTTGTATTTTTAGGATCAGTATCACTTAGAGGCACATGACATCTCTtcttcaaaaatgctcaattcaaaatttttataaaattgaacaaaCCTTGATCGCCTTCAATTGTCTCAACACTGACAACCAGAATTCAGTCTTTGAATtagttttggaaaatttttaaaagcaatTTTGGGGAGAAAGAATTGTAAAACtgtcttctttatctttttGTTGGTGTTTTTTTATCACCAAGGAACCTCCTTGGAAAACTAAAGAATTAGGTGCCAGCTAAATTTTGTTCTTATTACTTAGATACAATTTTTGTGAGCTTGATGAGAATTTCCAATCTTCTTAATATGTATGTGCCTGCCTTGATATGAATTATAATCACGCAGTTTTGAGTGCCTGTTCGAAACTGCATTTTTAGATTGATAACCTAAGGTATTTATTCAGCAATATCCTCATCGAAAGGAAATGAATGAGGAGAAGACAAGTGCGTTTCGATTTTCTGTTCTTGTCCCCCAACTGATAAAGAGGAAATGTACTTACGATGAATTTCAAAAGGAACAGGAGATCTGGAACTCTGGGTGCTTACAGATTTTGTGATTGACCGTGGGGTTTACTGCTACATTGATGTTTCTGCCTTCAATAAGTCAAATATCATGAAAGAAACTTGAAACTGCATGCGATGGCGATATCATATATCAACATGtgaatcaaaatcaaaacaaaacgaACGAAAGGACTATCAAGTTTGTCGATGTCCGAAAAATGTTCAACACTAGTTGTGAAGTAAATGctggaaatttttaagaatagtCCGATGTTAAATGTATATTTAGTTAAATGTATATTTAAAAAACTAAAGCCCCATTCATACATGAAAATGTGTACTCGCATATACTGTGAgtattttattgataaaatgaAGACGAAAACTCGAGTAATGTTGgacaatttttctctgacaaAACATCAGACTTGTCATTGATAATAACATAACCCTAAAACCTGTAGTCTGGTGACTCTGGTGATAAGTGATAAGAATACCAATTACAGTGATAAGTGAGCTTAAAAAACGTCACCAAAAGTACTCTGTGATAAAATCGAGGAAGTATAAGTATCATCGTGCTAAATGTCACACACTGCATCTCACAATAGAGTGTCGATCATTCGTTTTAATACATATgctaaatcaaaaattttttcagCAGTGCACAGCTCACTATTGCTTCTCTTCTAACATATTCTTCCCCCAGGTAGTAAGTAAggatttttctcataaataaataaataaataaataaaagataaGTCTGAATGTAACACTCTGTGAAACTCTCATAACATTACTAGAGCCCGTTTCAgattacttttcctcttttactGCCGCTCCTTTGCGGTACAGAAACTTCTCTATCCCGCGCATACATCCAAGGAGGAAGAGCAATCTAAAACGGGCGTAAGCCATTATTAAGCACTAGGGTTGAATTACCAGTGGTGCACTGGTAGCGGCTGCGTCAGATGCCAAAGTAAGAGGAGCAGGacaaacacggaaaaaaagagagagggaaagaaagagaaaagagggaagaaagaGGAGACAGGGAGAAAGGAAGAGGGATTTTTAAAACCCATCAGACAaaaagcatagagtacatagattTGTAATGTATAtggaagagctggcgccatgttctggtcgacgagttctAAGTCTGGTGTGCGTCGAGCTTTGGTCATTTTTTCAATCCCAAAAGGCGAGGTAGAATACCTAGTAATTCctatcctctttgtttacatcgaatgGCTGGGTATCCGTGTATTGATTTTGTATTGTAAAAGTGACCCAGCATGACATAGGAGTCTGGGCTCTGGGAATTTGGGACCTGGAAATGGCTTATAATTGGTGTCAgttctcccatttacattattATAAGACTCTGTGTACTCTATGATAAAAAAAGATGGTAATGAGAGAAAGTGTCAAGGTGTCATTAATGCTGAGGCTGTTGTCCATTTATCCAGATTTTATGAGGCTCCATTTTAGATGAGGGAAGGGAAAATGTTTACATGAGTAAAATGAGAAAGCGAAGGAAGGCTTCAGAAATTAGATGATTTCATCCTCGAGGAAGTACATAAATTCAGGAAAGTGTCACATCTCCAAATATTCGTAAATATTAGGCCTGATaactaacaataaaaatacattttccagTGAAGCGttaaattaaattatatgaTGACCTCCGTGAATATCTGTCATTGTTTTGACACACTATTCTctcatcttttattttattttcaataattcatTACGGGATCATATACCTTATGAGGTTGATCTACTGCACTAATGAGAAGGATTTGATATTAAACAATTGATaatgttcaaattttaagacatttatAAATATCATTGAAAGTTAACTGAATATATAAGCAggtatttatgttaaaaaattaattgaaatacGCTGTAATTCAATTGAAAAGTATGGCCCATGAAAATATTGCACATTGTCTCATCTTTCAATTATCATTATTCTCTTGGGCTGACATGCTAAGAAGCGTTAAAAGAGATTTCCAAATCAGTCTTGAATTTTAATGCCTGACTACATGTCTACCACCATAACATGTTTTGACTTTcaagaacttttgaaaaaatgactcaGGTACTAATTGGAAACAAAAATTTACTCActtaaaatcaacaaattttaaagtttgattatttttaaaaaaatcaggtcTTCAGGGGCTATTTCTAGAATCTAACAGGCTTGATTTCACACAGGTACCTAGCGAGAAAGCCTAAAACGAGATGGGCAGGTAATCCAATGTCCTTTGACTAATTTATTTATGctgttttacttattttttgcaggatttcaagttcaagaacaaaaaaaaaatggatgtcATCAGTAAGAAGGATCTCATTGAGACAGTAACCCGACAAGAAGAGGAATTGAAACGATACAAGAAGCGTTTTCAAGGTAACAGAGAATAAGATTCAACAGATTTCAAACAGAAAATAATTCTTTTTATATGTAATGAAAATAGGGGAGGCAAGCCTGcatcatatttccaaaattaaaaacaaaaaggcTCATCTAGGGTCTGTCAT is a window from the Bemisia tabaci chromosome 5, PGI_BMITA_v3 genome containing:
- the Gasz gene encoding uncharacterized protein Gasz; amino-acid sequence: MADNGGFEDSVTSFMLTDAIKTGSLDRVTQILAEHQININDKIDGSFTPFLLACSYCQFDLMVHFLNHGADPMYHHHFFNALMATCSSSCSDEELVLRCVRLLINQGLLINEVDPDRTTPLMYAAKSGHIEAVKELLMRGASIDSIDHEGWSAIFFAVSQKHTDIVKLLIESGASVKLEDRRGRKVLEIAETKGLQDIADLILEAEGEKKIEEEWEQPVQLTVQSYSDMVRELPEHNEFMADALSFLHNLCLSRYSRPFYNNKVSLGKLLLMDEGDLKENGVYLSSHRQLILSSVKKFHLSMWKNCLGVKRGQKLESDEFAFFLANITRHLYVLAQSAKYIKKECNKKGNRVFDDELRPIILKNVEQLVFIEKKLEQFRNLGSTLQKYDEVKYVDLIDENTLSIKNRVLSKIFMFYVPSIILTFYLLRQKHVVPVCLTFFLNNLVRLKSLKFW